The following DNA comes from Occultella kanbiaonis.
CGGCGGGGCGCAAGGGCGCCCGGGTGGCGTTCGAGCAGTGGCAGCGCGACCAGGTCCTGTGGAACCGGACCCGCACGAACTACCAGGACCGGCTCCCGGACGTCGCTGTGCCGACCCTCGTCGTGCACGGCTCACGGGATTCGGGCGTGCCCCTCGCCCGTGCTCGCGAAGCTGCGGCCCGCATCCCCGACGCCCGCCTGCTCGTCGTCGACGGAGCCGGGCACTGGGTCCAACGGGACCGACCGGACCTGGTGACCCCCGCCGTCGTGCGGTTCCTCGACACCCGAGGTGAGCGAGACGGAGGCGACGGTGCCGCGCCCGCTCATCCCTGACCGGCGGAAGAGGATCCTCGACGCGGCGCAGGCACTCGTCCTCGCGGACGGCTTCGACGCGATGAGCATCCAGGCCGTGGCGACCGAGGTCGGCATCGCCAAGGGGGCGGTGTACCGGGAGTTCACCAGCAAGCGCGAGATCCTCGACGTCCTGCTGACCCGCTCGATGGACCGGATGAACGCCGCCGCCAGGCAGCGACTCGGGGAGGCTGAGCCGCCCTCGCCGAGCCGGGCCTACGCCGTCGCCGTGGAGGTGCTCCTCGACGATGAGCTCATGACCGCCGCGTTCCTCGATGACGAGGGCGTGCTCGGCTCCTATGTCGACGGCGTCACCGACGGCAGGTACGCCGAGCGGCACCGCGCCGTGGTGGCGTGGATCGCCGACCTGCAGGCGCAGGGTTCGCTGAGCACACGAGTGGCGCCCGAGCCGCTCGCACTCGCACTGTCCGCGACGACGATCGGGCTGCTCACCGCGGCCCGGCACCTCGGGCCGCTCACCCGAGCGGACCTGCAGGGCGCGCTCGAGGCGGTCGCGGTCCTGGTCTCCTCGCTCGAGCCGGCCCGGCCCTCGTGACCTGTGTCAGGAGCCGAGGTTGCCACTGAGCCGGTCGTGGCGGGCGGCACTGTCCGGGTTCAGCCCGACGATCCGGACCTGTTTGCCCTTGGCCTGATACCTCGTCGTGATCGCGTCCAGGGTCGCGACCGTGGACGCGTCCCAGATGTGCGCCTTCGTCATGTCGATGACCACACGGCTGGGGTCGCCGGCGTAGTCGAACTGGTAGACGAGGTCGTTCGAGGACGCGAAGAACAGCTCGCCCTCGACCGCGTAGACGCGTTCGCCGTCGGCGTCCGATGCGTCCAGCCGGGTGACCGACGTGAAGTGGGCGACCCGGCGTGCGAACAGCACCATGGCGATGAGCACGCCGACGAGCACGCCGTAGGCGAGGTTGCTCGTGGCGACCGTGACCACGACCGTCGCGGCCATCACCGCGACCTCGGACCTCGGCAGCCGGCGCAGCGTCGAGGGCCGGATCGAGTGCCAGTCGAACGTGCCCACCGAGACCATGATCATGACGGCCACGAGGGCAGCCATCGGCATGATCGCCACGAGGTCGCCGAGGCCGACCACCAGGATGAGCAGGAACAGCCCGGCCAGGAAGGTCGAGATGCGGGTACGAGCGCCGGAGACCTTCACGTTGATCATGGTCTGGCCGATCATCGCGCAGCCGCCCATGCCTCCGAAGAAGCCGGTCACGATGTTCGCGATGCCCTGGCCCCACGCCTCGCGCGTCTTGTTCGAGTGGGTGTCCGTGACGTCGTCGACGAGTTTCGCCGTCAGCAGGGACTCGAGCAGCCCGACGAGAGCCATCGCGAGCGCGAACGGCGCGATGATCTGCAGCGTCTCGAGGGACAGCGGCACGTCCGGGAACAGCAGGGACGGCAACGACTCGGGCAGCTCGCCCTCGTCGCCGACGGTGGGTACCGTGACGCCGGCGAGCACCGTGAACGCGGTGAGGACCACGATCGCGACGAGGGGGGCGGGTACCACCTTCGTCAGGCGGGGGAAGAGCACGATGATCGCGATGCCGACGGCGAGCAACGGGTAGACGATCCACGTCACCCCGAGCAGGTGGGGCAGTTGGGCGATGAGGATCAGGATCGCGAGCGCGTTGACGAAGCCGACCATGACCATGCGCGGGATGAACCGCATCAACTTGGCGACGCCGAGCAGCCCGAGCACCACCTGGAGGATCCCGCCGAGGATCACGGTGGCGATCAGGTAGTCGACGCCGTGATCACGAACCACGGGCGCCACCACCAGGGCGACGGCGCCGGTGGCCGCGGAGATCATCGCCGGGCGGCCGCCGACGAACGCGATCGTGACCGCCATCGTGAACGACGCGAAGAGCCCGAGCCGGGGGTCCACGCCCGCGATGATCGAGAACGAGATCGCCTCCGGGATCAGCGCGAGGGCGACCACAAGCCCGCCGAGCACCTCCGTGCGCAGGCGGCGGGGGGAGCGCAGCGCGGCACGGACGGAGAAGGACTCGTCGGCCTCGGGGGAGCCGGTGGCCGGCTGCGGGTCGGTGGCGGGATCGGGGACTCTCAGTGGAGCGTCGTTCGACACGCAGGATCCTTCGGGCTGAGCGGAGGGCGGGGATGCCCGCGCTCACGGTAGTGCCTGCGTGCCGCGGTCCGGCCGCGGTGCCCGCGCCGCGATCGGCGGTGCCACGCCCGGTCAGACGGCGGGGAGGCGCTCGGAGGAGAAGTCGTCGAGCCTGCTCGTGTCGCTGCCCTGCAGGGAGAACAGGGCCAGGGAGACCCGCCTCGGTAGCCGGATCAGGAGCCTGAGGGTGCGCGGCGTCAGCCAGGCGGCGAGACGGTTGCCTGGCACGAGCTGCCGGAGCGAGCTCGGGCCGACCTTCCGACTCTGCGCGATCGCCGGAGCCAGCACCGACTCCGCGCTCGCGAAGGCTGCGGCGTGGTCGTCGCGGGCGAGCGCGAGTTCGTTCGCGAGCACGTACGCGCCGAGCACCGCCATCGCCGTGCCGCCGCCGACGGCCGGGCCGGGGGAGTATGCCGCGTCGCCGACGAGGCTGACGCGTCCCTTCGACCACGTGTCCATCCGGATCTGGCTGATCGAGTCGAAGTAGAAGTCCTCGGACTCGTGGAGGTCGGCGAGGGAGAACGGGAGGTGTGCCTCGATGCCCGCGAACGCGTCCCGGACCACGCGCAGCTGGTGCGCCGGGTCGCGCAGGTCGCCGGCGGGGTGGCCGCGGAAGAGCAGGAGCGCACGGGCGAGGTGTCCGTCGTCGACGGGGTAGGTGAAGGCGGCCCGGCCGGAGTCGAAGTAGCCGATCACCCCGCTGCCGAGGCCGGCGTTGTTCGGGTAGCTGTAGACGGA
Coding sequences within:
- a CDS encoding SulP family inorganic anion transporter, which encodes MSNDAPLRVPDPATDPQPATGSPEADESFSVRAALRSPRRLRTEVLGGLVVALALIPEAISFSIIAGVDPRLGLFASFTMAVTIAFVGGRPAMISAATGAVALVVAPVVRDHGVDYLIATVILGGILQVVLGLLGVAKLMRFIPRMVMVGFVNALAILILIAQLPHLLGVTWIVYPLLAVGIAIIVLFPRLTKVVPAPLVAIVVLTAFTVLAGVTVPTVGDEGELPESLPSLLFPDVPLSLETLQIIAPFALAMALVGLLESLLTAKLVDDVTDTHSNKTREAWGQGIANIVTGFFGGMGGCAMIGQTMINVKVSGARTRISTFLAGLFLLILVVGLGDLVAIMPMAALVAVMIMVSVGTFDWHSIRPSTLRRLPRSEVAVMAATVVVTVATSNLAYGVLVGVLIAMVLFARRVAHFTSVTRLDASDADGERVYAVEGELFFASSNDLVYQFDYAGDPSRVVIDMTKAHIWDASTVATLDAITTRYQAKGKQVRIVGLNPDSAARHDRLSGNLGS
- a CDS encoding TetR/AcrR family transcriptional regulator is translated as MSETEATVPRPLIPDRRKRILDAAQALVLADGFDAMSIQAVATEVGIAKGAVYREFTSKREILDVLLTRSMDRMNAAARQRLGEAEPPSPSRAYAVAVEVLLDDELMTAAFLDDEGVLGSYVDGVTDGRYAERHRAVVAWIADLQAQGSLSTRVAPEPLALALSATTIGLLTAARHLGPLTRADLQGALEAVAVLVSSLEPARPS
- a CDS encoding FAD-dependent monooxygenase — translated: MAHNILISGAGIAGSVLAYWLAQRGFNPTVVEKRPHLRQTGGHAVDLAGVSIEVVERMGLLPAVTGAHVRHDRMTFNQRRGRPIEMPRLTATIADRHVEIQRDDLTGILHAAAAPHAEYIFGDTITAITDGTDAVTVEFEDSPPRAFDLVIGADGLHSGVRRLVFGPEESYRHDLGAYLSVYSYPNNAGLGSGVIGYFDSGRAAFTYPVDDGHLARALLLFRGHPAGDLRDPAHQLRVVRDAFAGIEAHLPFSLADLHESEDFYFDSISQIRMDTWSKGRVSLVGDAAYSPGPAVGGGTAMAVLGAYVLANELALARDDHAAAFASAESVLAPAIAQSRKVGPSSLRQLVPGNRLAAWLTPRTLRLLIRLPRRVSLALFSLQGSDTSRLDDFSSERLPAV